A window of the Henckelia pumila isolate YLH828 chromosome 3, ASM3356847v2, whole genome shotgun sequence genome harbors these coding sequences:
- the LOC140887568 gene encoding glycerophosphocholine acyltransferase 1 has protein sequence MAAYEEIMEVEDSEGNSYGQVKLRFTDRSKAVAQTKEMLSKQADQTKQILSKQAEKIARQAEEHERFINKVTHLLGVLGFGGFCFVLGARPQDVRYLYCLFYIIFVPLRWIYYRYKKWHYYLLDFCYYANTIFLVMILGYPTNEKLFMVCFSFAEGPLAWALIVWRCSLVFNSMDKIVSVFIHLLPGLVFFTIRWWDPLFFEAMHPEGTARRITWPYAESKSDLWTWLFFVPLVAYSVWQLLYFLIVNVLRHQRLLRDPEVMTSYRELSKKAQKANNLWWRLSGLLGDNNRLFMYILLQAIFTVATMALTVPIFLSYKLHVTFQLLKVTATVWNGGNFLIEVMPRQVILKEKKKTEMKPIEAQFDQSAEEENLMKANNSIDAMKS, from the exons ATGGCAGCCTATGAAGAAATCATGGAGGTGGAGGATTCGGAAGGGAATTCATATGGGCAAGTTAAGCTAAGATTCACAGATCGGTCCAAG GCAGTGGCTCAGACCAAGGAGATGCTGTCCAAACAAGCAGATCAGACCAAACAGATCTTGTCCAAGCAAGCGGAGAAGATCGCCAGacaggctgaagaacatgaaAGATTCATCAATAAG GTGACGCACTTGCTTGGTGTTCTTGGTTTCGGAGGATTCTGCTTTGTTTTGGGGGCAA GGCCACAAGATGTGCGGTACCTATATTGTCTGTTTTACATTATTTTCGTTCCTCTTCGATGGATTTACTACCGATACAAGAAATGGCACTATTATCTTCTG GACTTCTGCTATTACGCGAATACAATCTTTTTGGTCATGATTCTGGGTTATCCTACAAACGAGAAACTTTTCATGGTTTGTTTCTCATTTGCAGAG GGGCCATTGGCATGGGCACTCATTGTTTGGCGCTGTAGCTTAGTTTTTAATTCTATGGACAAAATTGTAAGCGTCTTCATACATCTCTTACCTG GATTGGTTTTCTTCACAATTCGATGGTGGGATCCTCTGTTTTTTGAAGCCATGCATCCCGAGGGAACAGCTCGGAGAATAACATGGCCCTATGCAGAAAGCAAATCAGATCTGTGGACATGGCTATTTTTTGTTCCTTTGGTGGCTTATAGTGTGTGGCAGCTTCTTTATTTTCTGATTGTAAATGTTTTACGTCACCAAAGACTACTCAGAGATCCTGAAGTAATGACTTCCTACAG GGAACTGTCGAAGAAAGCCCAGAAAGCAAACAACCTTTGGTGGCGTTTGAGTGGATTGCTTGGAGACAATAATCGCTTGTTTATGTACATTCTGCTTCAAGCCATATTCACCGTAGCAACTATGGCGCTCACTGTCCCAATATTCTTATCATACAAATTACACGTTACTTTCCAATTACTCAAGGTTACTGCAACTGTATGGAATGGAGGAAACTTCTTAATAGAAGTTATGCCGAGGCAGGTAATCTTGAAGGAGAAGAAGAAAACAGAGATGAAACCCATTGAGGCTCAGTTTGACCAATCCGCCGAGGAGGAGAATTTAATGAAAGCCAATAATTCTATTGatgcaatgaaatcttag
- the LOC140887567 gene encoding myosin-17-like, producing the protein MASPVNIIVGSHVWVEDPVLAWIDGEVHKVDGQDLHIHTANGKKIVTNISKVFPKDTEAPPGGVDDMTKLSYLHEPGVLQNLAARYELNEIYTYTGNILIAINPFQRLPHLYDTHMMEQYKGAALGELSPHVFAIADVSYRAMINDGKSNSILVSGESGAGKTETTKMLMRYLAHLGGRSGVEGRTVEQQVLESNPVLEAFGNAKTVRNNNSSRFGKFVEIQFDKSGRISGAAIRTYLLERSRVCQISDPERNYHCFYLLCAAPPEEREKYKLGNPESFHYLNQSKCIKLDGVNDAEEYLATRRAMDIVGISEEEQEAIFRVVAAVLHLGNIEFAKGKEIDSSVIKDEKSRFHLNTIAELLKCNPKSLEDAMIKRVMVTPEEVITRTLDPEAALGSRDALAKTIYSRLFDWIVEKINVSIGQDPNSKAIIGVLDIYGFESFKYNSFEQFCINFTNEKLQQHFNQHVFKMEQEDYEKEEINWSYIEFVDNQDVLDLIEKKPGGIIALLDEACMFPKSTHETFAQKLYQTFTKNKRFIKPKLSRTNFTISHYAGEVTYMADLFLDKNKDYVVAEHQDLLTASKCSFVAGLFPPLPEDTSKSSKFSSIGSRFKLQLQSLMETLSSTEPHYIRCVKPNSVLKPAIFENLNIIQQLRCGGVLEAIRISCAGYPTRRSFDEFLLRFGVLAPEALEGNSDDKTACKMVLDKMGLKGYQLGKTKVFLRAGQMAELDARRAEVLGNAAKTIQRQIRTYIARKEFVSLRQAAIQLQSCWRAISACKLYEQLRREDAAVKIQKNFRCYISWKAYSTLQDSSIVLQTGMRAMTARNEFRFRKQTKAAVKIQAHFRCHREYAYYRSLQKAAIVTQCGWRQRVARKELRSLRMAARETGALKEAKDKLEKKVEELTWRLQFEKRLRTELEETKAQELSKLQEALHSMQTQVEEANARVIKEREAARKAIEEAPPVIKETPVMVQDTAKIDALTAEVESLKALLLSEKQVTEEAKKACADAESSNIDLAKKLGEAEGKVEQLQDSVQRLEEKLSNLESENQVLRQQALTMSPTGKAISARPRMTIVQRTPENGNVLNGEIKPVHDMPIVAANSKEPESEEKPQKSLNDKQQENQDLLIKCISQDLGFSGGKPVAACVIYKCLLHWRSFEVERTTVFDRIIQTVASAIEGTDNNDVLAYWLCNTSTLLMLLQHTLKASGAASLTPQRRRSSSASLFGRMSQGLRGSPQSAGISFLNGRMLGRLDDLRQVEAKYPALLFKQQLTAFLEKIYGMIRDNLKKEISPLLGLCIQAPRTSRASLVKGRSQANAVAQQALIAHWQSIVKSLDSYLKMMKANYVPPFLVRKVFTQIFSFINVQLFNSLLLRRECCSFSNGEYVKAGLAELEQWCCYATEEYVGLAWDELKHIRQAVGFLVIHQKPKKTLNEITTELCPVLSIQQLYRISTMYWDDKYGTHSVSSEVISSMRVMMTEDSNNAVSSSFLLDDDSSIPFSVDDISKTMQKVDVADVEPPPLIRENSSFVFLHQRSD; encoded by the exons GCGTCACCTGTTAACATAATCGTTGGTTCGCATGTATGGGTTGAAGACCCCGTCTTGGCATGGATTGATGGAGAAGTACATAAAGTAGATGGTCAAGATCTCCACATTCACACTGCAAATGGCAAAAAG ATTGTCACAAATATCTCGAAAGTATTTCCAAAGGACACTGAAGCTCCTCCTGGAGGTGTAGATGACATGACCAAGCTTTCATATTTGCATGAGCCTGGAGTTCTGCAAAACCTTGCAGCAAGATATGAACTTAATGAAATCTAC ACATATACTGGAAATATTTTGATTGCAATAAATCCTTTTCAAAGATTGCCTCATCTATATGATACTCACATGATGGAACAATACAAAGGGGCGGCACTTGGAGAGCTTAGTCCGCACGTTTTTGCAATTGCAGATGTTTCTTACCG GGCAATGATTAATGATGGTAAAAGCAACTCCATTTTGGTTAGTGGAGAAAGTGGTGCTGGTAAAACAGAGACAACTAAAATGCTAATGCGATATTTGGCACACTTGGGTGGTCGATCTGGAGTTGAAGGGCGAACCGTTGAACAACAAGTTTTAGAA TCAAATCCCGTTCTTGAAGCATTTGGAAATGCCAAAACTGTCAGGAACAACAACTCTAG TCGCTTTGGTAAATTTGTTGAGATCCAGTTTGACAAAAGTGGAAGGATATCTGGAGCAGCTATAAGAACTTATCTGCTGGAGCGATCTCGTGTTTGCCAGATTTCAGATCCTGAAAGAAACTACCATTGCTTCTATCTTCTCTGTGCAGCACCACCTGAG GAAAGAGAGAAGTATAAGCTGGGAAACCCGGAATCATTTCATTATCTAAACCAGTCTAAGTGTATTAAACTTGACGGAGTAAATGATGCTGAGGAATACCTTGCGACTAGAAGGGCTATGGATATAGTTGGAATCAGCGAGGAAGAGCAG GAGGCGATATTTAGGGTTGTTGCCGCTGTTCTTCACCTTGGTAATATTGAATTTGCGAAGGGGAAGGAAATTGATTCTTCTGTTATCAAGGATGAGAAGTCGAGGTTTCATCTTAATACAATTGCTGAATTGCTCAA GTGTAATCCCAAGAGTTTGGAAGATGCAATGATTAAGCGCGTAATGGTGACACCTGAGGAAGTTATTACAAGGACGCTTGATCCTGAAGCTGCACTGGGTAGCAGGGATGCTTTGGCGAAGACTATTTACTCTCGTTTGTTTGACTG GATTGTGGAAAAAATAAATGTCTCCATTGGTCAGGATCCCAACTCAAAGGCAATAATAGGGGTTCTTGACATATATGGGTTTGAAAGTTTCAAGTATAACAG TTTTGAGCAGTTCTGTATAAATTTCACAAATGAAAAACTTCAGCAACATTTTAACCAG CATGTATTTAAAATGGAGCAAGAAGACTACGAAAAAGAAGAGATAAATTGGAGCTACATAGAGTTTGTTGATAACCAAGATGTTCTTGATCTAATTGAGAAG AAACCAGGAGGAATTATTGCACTACTGGATGAAGCTTG TATGTTTCCTAAATCCACCCACGAGACATTTGCTCAGAAGTTGTATCAGACCTTCACAAAAAATAAACGATTCATCAAGCCAAAGCTTTCACGGACCAATTTTACAATATCTCACTATGCAGGGGAG GTAACTTACATGGCAGATTTATTTCTCGATAAGAACAAAGATTATGTGGTGGCAGAACATCAAGATTTATTAACTGCTTCAAAATGCTCCTTCGTAGCTGGTTTGTTTCCTCCTCTTCCTGAAGATACATCGAAGTCGTCCAAATTTTCTTCGATTGGCTCACGCTTTAAG TTACAACTACAATCTTTAATGGAAACCTTAAGTTCAACAGAACCTCACTACATCAGATGTGTCAAGCCAAACAGCGTTCTCAAGCCTGCGATTTTTGAGAATCTTAACATCATTCAGCAATTAAGATGTGGT GGTGTTCTTGAGGCTATCAGAATCAGCTGTGCTGGTTACCCCACCAGACGTTCGTTTGACGAGTTCCTTCTCCGATTTGGTGTTCTCGCTCCTGAAGCTTTGGAAGGAAA TTCTGATGACAAGACTGCTTGTAAGATGGTTTTGGACAAAATGGGATTAAAAGGCTATCAG TTAGGCAAGACAAAGGTCTTCCTACGAGCTGGTCAAATGGCTGAGTTAGATGCAAGGAGAGCTGAGGTTCTCGGAAATGCAGCCAAAACTATTCAAAGGCAAATTCGTACTTATATAGCTCGGAAAGAGTTCGTTTCATTGCGGCAAGCAGCCATCCAATTGCAATCATGTTGGCGag CTATATCGGCATGCAAACTCTATGAGCAATTGAGACGTGAAGATGCTGCTGTGAAGATTCAGAAGAACTTCCGGTGTTACATTTCCTGGAAAGCCTACTCAACCTTGCAGGATTCCTCTATAGTTTTGCAGACAGGCATGAGAGCAATGACTGCTCGTAATGAATTCAGATTTAGGAAGCAGACTAAGGCTGCCGTCAAAATTCAG GCTCACTTTCGCTGTCACAGAGAATATGCTTATTACAGAAGTCTGCAGAAGGCTGCTATTGTTACTCAATGTGGTTGGAGGCAACGAGTAGCTAGGAAAGAGCTTCGGAGCCTTCGAATG GCTGCAAGGGAAACAGGAGCCCTAAAAGAAGCCAAAGATAAACTAGAAAAGAAAGTGGAGGAGCTCACGTGGCGCTTGCAGTTTGAGAAGCGATTGAGG ACTGAATTGGAGGAAACAAAAGCACAAGAACTTTCAAAGTTACAGGAGGCATTGCATTCAATGCAAACACAAGTAGAAGAAGCAAATGCCAGAGTGATAAAAGAACGAGAAGCTGCACGCAAAGCAATTGAAGAAGCTCCTCCAGTCATTAAGGAAACCCCTGTTATGGTTCAAGACACGGCAAAGATTGATGCATTAACTGCCGAGGTAGAGAGTCTGAAG GCTTTGCTACTTTCTGAAAAACAGGTTACAGAAGAGGCTAAAAAGGCTTGTGCAGATGCTGAGAGTAGTAATATTGATTTGGCTAAAAAACTTGGAGAAGCGGAGGGAAAAGTGGAACAGCTCCAAGATTCAGTTCAGAG GCTTGAAGAgaagttatcgaatcttgaatcAGAAAATCAAGTACTCAGGCAACAAGCTTTGACCATGTCACCTACAGGGAAGGCTATATCTGCTCGACCTAGGATGACTATTGTCCAG AGAACTCCAGAGAATGGAAATGTTCTCAATGGGGAAATAAAGCCTGTACAT GACATGCCCATTGTTGCAGCAAACTCGAAGGAGCCTGAATCTGAGGAAAAACCCCAGAAGTCACTAAATGACAAGCAGCAA GAAAACCAAGACCTCCTGATAAAATGTATCTCACAAGATTTGGGATTTTCTGGTGGCAAACCTGTTGcagcttgtgttatttacaAATGCCTTCTTCACTGGAGGTCATTTGAAGTTGAGAGGACTACAGTATTTGACCGCATAATTCAAACTGTAGCCTCAGCAATAGAG GGAACTGACAACAATGATGTGTTAGCCTATTGGCTATGTAACACATCCACATTGTTGATGCTGCTTCAACACACACTCAAAGCAAGTGGAGCAGCTAGCTTGACCCCCCAGCGGCGTAGGTCATCATCAGCTTCCCTTTTTGGGAGGATGTCACAA GGCTTGAGGGGATCTCCACAGAGTGCTGGAATTTCATTTCTCAATGGTCGGATGCTTGGTAGACTCGATGATTTGCGGCAAGTTGAGGCCAAGTATCCTGCTTTATTGTTCAAGCAGCAGCTTACAGCTTTCCTGGAGAAGATTTATGGAATGATCAGGGACAATCTGAAGAAAGAGATTTCCCCGTTGCTTGGTTTGTGCATTCAG GCACCCAGAACTTCTCGTGCAAGTTTAGTTAAAGGGCGTTCCCAGGCTAATGCTGTTGCACAACAAGCACTAATTGCCCATTGGCAGAGCATTGTGAAAAGCCTAGATAGTTACTTGAAAATGATGAAAGCAAATTAT GTTCCGCCTTTCCTGGTCCGAAAGGTTTTCACTCAAATTTTCTCCTTTATCAATGTTCAACTATTCAACAG TCTTCTTTTGCGACGAGAGTGTTGCTCATTCAGTAATGGGGAGTATGTGAAAGCCGGGTTGGCTGAATTGGAGCAATGGTGTTGTTATGCAACAGAGGAA TATGTGGGCTTGGCTTGGGATGAACTGAAGCATATCAGACAGGCAGTTGGATTTTTG GTTATACACCAAAAGCCGAAGAAAACATTGAATGAAATAACTACTGAACTTTGCCCT gtactaagCATACAGCAGTTATACAGGATTAGTACAATGTACTGGGATGACAAATATGGCACACACAGTGTTTCTTCAGAA GTCATTTCAAGTATGAGAGTCATGATGACAGAGGACTCAAACAATGCAGTGAGCAGTTCCTTTCTCTTGGACGACGACTCAAg TATTCCGTTCTCCGTTGATGACATCTCCAAAACCATGCAAAAAGTAGACGTAGCCGATGTGGAACCTCCCCCTCTAATCCGCGAAAATTCAAGTTTTGTATTTTTGCATCAACGATCAGATTGA